Proteins encoded within one genomic window of Pseudalkalibacillus sp. SCS-8:
- the mdh gene encoding malate dehydrogenase has translation MAFKRRKIAVVGAGFTGTTTALMIAQKELGDVVLVDIPSMENPTKGKALDMLEASPVQGFDSNITGTSDYRDIEGADLVVITAGIPRKPGMSRDDLVATNGKIMEDVSKNIVRYAPDSYILVLSNPVDAMTYVCYKTTGFPKNRVIGQSGVLDTARFNTFVAQELGVSVEDVSGFVLGGHGDSMVPLVRYSYAGGIPLEKLLPQDKIDAIVERTRKGGGEIVNLLGQGSAYYAPAASIVQMVEAIVKDKKRILPSIAYLEGEYGYEDIYLGVPTVLGGNGIESVIELPLTEEEKEALDRSAETVKQVLTIV, from the coding sequence ATGGCATTCAAACGAAGAAAAATCGCAGTTGTCGGTGCTGGATTCACAGGCACGACTACAGCCCTCATGATTGCGCAAAAAGAACTCGGCGATGTCGTCTTAGTGGACATTCCTTCCATGGAGAACCCGACGAAGGGGAAAGCGTTGGACATGTTGGAAGCGAGCCCGGTACAAGGATTCGATTCCAACATTACAGGGACATCTGATTACAGGGATATCGAGGGTGCCGACCTTGTCGTCATCACAGCAGGTATTCCACGTAAACCAGGTATGAGCCGTGATGATCTCGTTGCCACGAACGGGAAGATCATGGAGGACGTTTCGAAGAACATCGTCCGTTATGCACCGGACAGCTACATCCTTGTCCTAAGTAATCCAGTTGATGCGATGACGTACGTTTGCTATAAGACGACCGGCTTCCCGAAGAACCGGGTCATCGGTCAGTCAGGTGTCCTGGATACAGCTCGATTCAATACGTTCGTTGCCCAAGAGCTCGGCGTATCAGTCGAGGATGTTTCCGGATTCGTACTTGGAGGTCACGGCGACAGCATGGTACCGCTTGTTCGTTATTCCTATGCGGGTGGCATACCACTTGAAAAGCTGTTACCACAAGACAAAATCGATGCGATCGTTGAACGTACCCGTAAAGGCGGCGGTGAGATCGTCAACCTGCTCGGTCAAGGAAGTGCGTATTATGCACCAGCAGCATCCATCGTTCAGATGGTCGAAGCGATCGTGAAGGATAAGAAGCGAATCCTGCCATCTATCGCGTACCTTGAAGGTGAATACGGCTATGAAGATATCTACCTTGGCGTACCGACTGTGCTTGGTGGGAACGGCATCGAAAGCGTCATTGAGCTACCATTGACGGAAGAAGAAAAAGAAGCACTCGACCGCTCAGCGGAAACCGTTAAACAAGTCCTTACAATTGTATAA
- the fabI gene encoding enoyl-ACP reductase FabI — translation MEDLLKLKGKNIVIMGVANKRSLAWGVAKSLYQAGANLIFTYRKERSLKKLEELLTEHDFEAKLSIQCDVNEDESIQAAFSKIGETVGTIHGVCHSIAFAHSDDLKGKFIETSRSGYAFAQDTSAYSLVAVARAASPYMTEGGSIVAMSYLGAERVVDGYNVMGVAKASLEATVRYLASDLGKQNIRVNAISAGAVRTLAAKGVPSFNEILHKIEETAPLRRNVTQEEVGDMTLAILSNLSRGVTGEIVYVDSGYNIMG, via the coding sequence ATGGAAGATTTGTTGAAGCTGAAAGGTAAGAATATTGTCATCATGGGTGTAGCAAATAAGCGTAGCCTTGCGTGGGGAGTAGCGAAGTCCCTCTACCAGGCAGGAGCGAACTTGATCTTTACATATCGGAAGGAACGTTCACTTAAAAAGCTGGAAGAGCTTTTAACAGAGCATGACTTTGAAGCGAAGCTGTCGATCCAATGTGACGTGAATGAAGACGAAAGCATTCAAGCAGCATTTTCAAAAATCGGTGAAACAGTGGGAACCATCCACGGGGTCTGCCATTCTATCGCATTTGCGCATTCTGATGACCTGAAAGGAAAGTTCATTGAAACAAGTCGAAGCGGTTATGCGTTTGCGCAGGATACGAGTGCTTATTCGTTAGTTGCCGTCGCAAGAGCAGCGAGCCCTTATATGACTGAAGGCGGCTCGATTGTTGCAATGAGTTATCTCGGTGCAGAGCGAGTTGTCGACGGTTATAACGTGATGGGCGTCGCGAAAGCATCTCTTGAAGCGACAGTCCGCTATCTCGCTTCTGATCTAGGGAAGCAGAACATCCGCGTTAATGCGATCTCAGCTGGGGCAGTCCGTACGTTAGCAGCTAAAGGGGTTCCGTCCTTCAATGAAATTCTTCATAAAATTGAAGAAACCGCTCCTCTCCGCAGAAATGTCACTCAGGAAGAAGTGGGAGACATGACGCTCGCGATTTTGAGTAACCTTTCAAGAGGAGTGACTGGCGAAATCGTCTACGTCGATTCCGGATACAACATCATGGGATAA
- a CDS encoding DUF4190 domain-containing protein — translation MDTNSNAIIGLVLSILSFTVPMFGIILGIIGIIVSKRGMNQIEETGQGGRGIAKAGFVLSIISVILQVLALLFMFTVGFFWMW, via the coding sequence ATGGATACGAACAGCAATGCGATTATTGGTTTGGTTTTAAGTATTCTTTCGTTTACGGTTCCGATGTTCGGCATCATACTTGGCATTATCGGTATCATCGTATCAAAAAGAGGCATGAATCAAATAGAGGAAACCGGTCAAGGTGGTAGAGGGATCGCGAAAGCTGGATTCGTACTGAGCATCATTAGCGTGATCTTGCAAGTACTCGCACTGTTATTCATGTTTACAGTCGGTTTTTTCTGGATGTGGTAG
- a CDS encoding P1 family peptidase, with amino-acid sequence MLKQKRIRDYHVQVGEMGTGPRNMITDVEGVTVGHVTLSDGDVQTGVTAVLPHQGNLFQEKVIASSHVINGFGKTMGTIQLNELGTIETPIVLTNTLSVGTAAEALIEEMLDQNPEIGRTTGTVNPIVGECNDMFLNDIRKRAVQKEHVIEALRNTTVDVKEGSVGSGRGMLCYGLKGGFGTASRVMELEHGTYTIGVLVVANFGNLADLTINSKKVGRTLVERLSNHEDEKDKGSIMIVVATDLPVSERQLNRILKRTVTGLARTGSIVSNGSGDVVIGFSTATRIPHEKPASPLTVQTIHEEDMDSAFRAVGEATEEAVLNVLATAEHVTGRDGNERPAFKDLIEEFDIELV; translated from the coding sequence ATGCTGAAGCAAAAAAGAATCAGGGATTATCATGTACAAGTTGGAGAAATGGGAACAGGACCACGAAATATGATCACGGATGTGGAAGGAGTTACTGTCGGACATGTCACGTTGAGTGATGGTGATGTCCAGACCGGGGTGACAGCCGTCCTCCCTCATCAGGGAAATCTTTTTCAGGAAAAAGTCATCGCCTCCTCCCACGTCATTAACGGATTCGGAAAAACGATGGGCACTATTCAGTTAAATGAACTTGGCACGATTGAAACTCCAATCGTTTTGACCAACACGTTAAGTGTAGGGACAGCAGCAGAAGCATTAATAGAAGAAATGCTGGATCAAAACCCGGAAATCGGAAGGACGACAGGGACCGTGAATCCGATTGTCGGTGAATGCAATGACATGTTTTTAAATGATATACGCAAGCGTGCGGTTCAGAAAGAGCATGTCATAGAGGCGCTTCGGAACACTACTGTGGACGTTAAAGAAGGATCGGTCGGTAGTGGTCGGGGGATGCTTTGTTATGGATTGAAGGGCGGGTTTGGCACTGCATCAAGGGTGATGGAGCTTGAGCATGGGACATATACGATCGGCGTCCTTGTCGTAGCGAACTTCGGTAACCTTGCGGATCTGACCATTAACAGTAAAAAAGTTGGCCGAACGCTCGTTGAACGGTTAAGCAATCATGAAGATGAAAAAGATAAAGGATCAATCATGATCGTTGTCGCGACGGATCTTCCTGTTTCTGAACGACAATTGAACCGCATTCTCAAAAGGACGGTGACAGGACTTGCAAGAACAGGATCGATTGTCTCGAATGGAAGCGGTGATGTGGTGATTGGTTTTTCCACTGCCACGCGAATTCCACATGAAAAGCCTGCATCTCCCCTAACCGTCCAGACGATTCACGAGGAAGATATGGATTCTGCGTTTCGAGCAGTAGGTGAAGCGACCGAGGAAGCTGTCTTGAACGTCCTTGCAACCGCTGAACATGTTACAGGACGCGACGGAAATGAACGACCCGCTTTTAAGGACTTGATTGAGGAATTTGATATTGAGCTGGTTTGA
- a CDS encoding YhcN/YlaJ family sporulation lipoprotein, protein MGVKWSHKAKFLLLSGVLCTSLVACNNNDDMDNGNGDGAETQNINENGGLINDEDNNGVNGNNRFEIADKAAEKIANLPEVEDANVFVTDENAYVAAELKMNTKGEITRDLERKISQQVKATDPDIDNVYVSTNPDFFNRTGDYADRVEQGEPIEGMFEEFNEMARRIFPNAR, encoded by the coding sequence ATGGGAGTCAAATGGAGTCACAAAGCAAAATTCTTGTTACTATCAGGTGTACTTTGTACGTCACTCGTTGCATGTAACAATAACGATGACATGGACAATGGTAATGGTGACGGTGCTGAAACACAGAATATCAATGAAAACGGCGGTCTTATCAATGATGAGGATAACAACGGTGTAAATGGAAATAACCGTTTCGAAATCGCTGATAAAGCTGCAGAAAAAATCGCGAATTTACCAGAAGTTGAAGATGCAAACGTATTTGTTACAGATGAAAACGCGTATGTCGCAGCTGAGCTTAAGATGAACACGAAGGGTGAAATCACGCGTGACCTTGAGCGCAAAATTTCGCAACAAGTGAAGGCGACTGACCCTGACATCGATAACGTATACGTCTCGACAAACCCTGATTTCTTCAATCGCACAGGGGATTATGCCGACCGCGTCGAGCAAGGTGAACCGATTGAAGGCATGTTCGAAGAATTCAACGAAATGGCAAGACGCATATTCCCGAACGCTCGTTAA
- a CDS encoding MBL fold metallo-hydrolase has translation MTKFVCTTCGVQYPEREMEPESCPICEEERQYVNPNGQEWTTLNAMRESGTYSNEIVNEENNLYSIKTTPQFGIGQTAYLIQEDGYNVLWDCITYLDQKTIDQINELGGIDVIALSHPHYYSAIADWAEAFDAPIYIHGDDEQWVMEPTERIQFWSGEKLELDKGVTLNRLGGHFSGGAVLHWPNGNDGKGLLLTGDIIQVVADQNWVSFMYSYPNLIPLPADKVADIASRVEPLAFNRIYNAFHKIVRENANEAVQRSARRYIDALEGKHFTT, from the coding sequence ATGACGAAATTCGTATGTACGACTTGTGGTGTTCAGTATCCGGAAAGGGAGATGGAGCCGGAAAGCTGTCCGATTTGTGAGGAAGAACGACAGTACGTGAATCCGAATGGGCAGGAATGGACGACATTGAACGCCATGCGTGAGAGTGGAACGTATTCGAACGAAATTGTAAATGAGGAAAACAACTTATATAGCATCAAAACGACGCCGCAATTCGGGATCGGACAGACGGCGTATCTTATACAAGAGGACGGCTATAACGTCCTATGGGATTGTATTACATACTTGGATCAGAAGACGATCGATCAAATCAATGAGCTCGGAGGAATCGATGTCATTGCACTTTCCCATCCACATTATTATTCCGCGATTGCCGATTGGGCCGAGGCGTTCGATGCCCCGATCTATATCCATGGGGATGACGAGCAATGGGTGATGGAGCCGACAGAGAGGATTCAATTCTGGTCCGGAGAAAAGCTTGAGCTTGATAAGGGCGTTACCCTGAACCGACTTGGCGGCCATTTTTCAGGTGGGGCCGTTTTGCACTGGCCGAACGGGAATGATGGAAAAGGTCTCTTACTGACGGGAGACATCATCCAGGTTGTTGCCGATCAAAATTGGGTAAGCTTCATGTACAGCTACCCGAACCTCATTCCGCTGCCGGCGGATAAAGTTGCAGACATCGCAAGCCGTGTAGAGCCTTTAGCATTCAATCGAATTTATAATGCCTTTCATAAAATTGTACGTGAAAACGCGAACGAAGCAGTCCAACGCTCTGCCAGACGTTACATCGATGCTCTTGAAGGTAAGCATTTTACAACATAA
- a CDS encoding alkaline phosphatase family protein, which yields MKRKMLTFLIVLLLLLIAVYWSGFTTDAKEMNDRPSQKTTAKPVVVLVVDSLMDKPLKQAIQSGRAPALQFFMEKGTYYPEMISSYPTMSVTIDSTILTGTYADEHKLPGLVWYDQADNRIINYGSARGELVRLGLKNAIKDGVYRMNHHHLSRNVQTVHEELHRAGRQSASINGMIYRGDIKHPLAVPRALSRFNFLPEELVVEAPDLFVLGSLSHYDPINKKNAQAWQSFGMNDAFTVQELKNLVHKGKLPSFTLAYLPDLDKPVHQKGANDLKGIEKVDKELQKLLDSFDSWEEAKEKVVWVIMGDSGQTPVKEKHDNALIKLPSLSEHFTVEVGTGQISKEDQLVLALNERMAYIYLLDDDLAYEDVLSRLESDERIGWIAWKDDEVNHVQSGQTRLRYSKGGDLEDEYGVSWKMEGDPTVLDLFINGDQKIKSGDYPDALSRLYGALHSQEGRFLIVDAKPGYEFATKHSPTHAGGASHGSLYWEDSLAPMIVVGTDERPATNRHVDLKDWFLQLTK from the coding sequence GTGAAACGGAAAATGCTGACCTTCCTGATTGTACTTTTACTTCTATTAATAGCTGTATATTGGTCCGGGTTCACAACCGACGCGAAGGAAATGAACGACCGTCCTTCCCAAAAGACGACTGCCAAGCCTGTCGTCGTATTGGTCGTGGATTCGTTAATGGATAAGCCGTTGAAACAAGCGATCCAGAGCGGAAGAGCTCCTGCACTTCAATTTTTCATGGAAAAAGGAACGTATTATCCGGAGATGATCAGCTCGTATCCAACCATGTCCGTTACAATCGACAGTACGATTCTGACTGGCACGTATGCTGACGAGCATAAACTTCCCGGACTGGTTTGGTATGATCAAGCAGATAATCGAATTATCAATTACGGCAGCGCGAGAGGGGAACTCGTACGACTCGGGCTTAAAAACGCTATAAAAGACGGTGTATATCGTATGAACCATCACCATTTGAGCCGGAATGTCCAAACGGTCCATGAAGAACTGCATAGAGCCGGACGACAATCGGCCTCCATCAACGGGATGATCTACCGTGGAGATATCAAGCATCCACTAGCTGTCCCCCGCGCTCTTTCGAGGTTCAACTTTTTGCCGGAGGAGCTGGTCGTTGAAGCGCCGGATCTCTTTGTCCTCGGCAGTCTTTCACACTACGATCCAATAAATAAAAAGAATGCTCAAGCATGGCAAAGCTTTGGTATGAATGATGCTTTCACCGTCCAAGAACTGAAAAACCTCGTTCACAAAGGAAAATTGCCTTCATTTACGTTAGCCTATCTTCCCGATCTGGATAAACCGGTACATCAAAAGGGAGCAAACGACTTGAAAGGAATTGAAAAGGTCGACAAGGAATTACAAAAGCTTTTAGACAGCTTCGACTCGTGGGAGGAAGCGAAGGAGAAGGTGGTGTGGGTCATTATGGGAGATAGCGGGCAAACCCCTGTGAAGGAAAAGCACGACAACGCGCTGATCAAGTTACCTTCGTTAAGTGAACATTTCACTGTCGAGGTCGGTACAGGTCAAATCAGCAAAGAAGATCAGCTTGTCCTCGCTTTAAATGAACGGATGGCATACATCTATCTGTTGGATGACGATCTCGCTTATGAGGATGTGCTTTCAAGATTAGAGTCTGATGAGCGAATCGGATGGATCGCTTGGAAGGATGACGAAGTGAACCATGTGCAATCGGGTCAAACAAGACTCCGCTACAGTAAAGGTGGAGACCTTGAAGATGAATACGGTGTATCGTGGAAAATGGAAGGAGACCCGACAGTCCTTGACCTTTTTATCAACGGAGACCAAAAGATAAAAAGCGGCGATTACCCGGATGCGCTTTCCCGATTGTACGGCGCTCTCCACTCCCAGGAAGGACGATTTCTCATCGTGGATGCAAAGCCAGGCTATGAATTCGCGACGAAGCATTCACCGACACATGCCGGTGGAGCAAGTCACGGCTCCCTGTATTGGGAGGATTCCCTCGCCCCGATGATCGTCGTAGGGACAGATGAACGTCCTGCTACAAACCGTCACGTTGATCTGAAAGACTGGTTTCTACAACTGACAAAATAA